From one Mycobacterium colombiense CECT 3035 genomic stretch:
- a CDS encoding DUF4129 domain-containing protein, which produces MPSIDVDRDAAHRAAQDELNKPIYSKGSAREHFVDWLNDLIYRLLQKTSALPGGWLTATVLFILLAIAVIAGIYVLRRTMRTRRGGDYALFEAAQLTAAQHRATAESFAAEGDWAAAIRHRLRAVARQLEETGVLTAAPGRTANELARDAGAALPHLAGELTQAATAFNDVTYGEQPGTQDAYRMIAELDDHLRSRWQGGPLEPGRAHAPESWAQVR; this is translated from the coding sequence ATGCCTTCCATCGACGTCGACCGCGATGCCGCACATCGCGCCGCGCAGGACGAGCTGAACAAACCGATCTATTCCAAGGGCTCCGCGCGGGAACATTTCGTCGACTGGCTCAACGACCTGATCTACCGGCTGCTGCAGAAAACCTCCGCCCTGCCGGGGGGATGGCTCACCGCCACGGTGCTGTTCATCCTGCTCGCCATCGCGGTGATCGCCGGCATCTACGTGCTGCGGCGCACCATGCGCACCCGCCGCGGCGGCGACTACGCGTTGTTCGAAGCCGCCCAACTGACCGCCGCCCAGCACCGCGCGACCGCGGAAAGCTTTGCGGCCGAGGGGGATTGGGCCGCCGCGATTCGTCACCGGCTGCGCGCAGTCGCCCGCCAGCTCGAAGAGACCGGCGTGCTGACAGCGGCCCCCGGCCGCACGGCCAACGAGCTGGCCCGCGACGCCGGTGCCGCATTGCCCCACCTGGCCGGCGAATTAACGCAAGCGGCAACGGCTTTCAACGATGTGACGTACGGCGAACAGCCCGGGACCCAGGACGCCTACCGGATGATCGCCGAGCTGGACGACCACCTGCGGTCCCGCTGGCAGGGCGGTCCGCTGGAGCCCGGCCGGGCCCATGCACCCGAGTCATGGGCGCAGGTGCGGTGA
- a CDS encoding AAA family ATPase — translation MTQPTTASSPTAESAREALLALRGELAKAVVGQEGVVSGLVIALLCRGHVLLEGVPGVAKTLLVRALSAALQLEFKRVQFTPDLMPGDVTGSLVYDARTAAFVFRPGPVFTNLLLADEINRTPPKTQAALLEAMEERQVSVDGEPQPLPDPFIVAATQNPVEYEGTYQLPEAQLDRFLLKLNVALPPRDAEIAILHRHAHGFDPRNLSAIKPVAGPSDLAAGREAVQNVLVADEVLGYIVDIVGATRSSPALQLGVSPRGATALLATARSWSWLSGRNYVTPDDVKAMARPTLRHRVMLRPEAELEGATPDGVLDGILASVPVPR, via the coding sequence GTGACACAACCCACTACCGCTTCGTCCCCCACCGCTGAATCGGCGCGCGAGGCGCTGCTGGCGCTGCGCGGCGAACTCGCCAAGGCCGTCGTCGGACAGGAGGGCGTGGTCAGCGGCCTGGTGATCGCGCTGCTGTGCCGCGGCCACGTGCTGCTGGAAGGCGTTCCAGGAGTGGCGAAGACGCTACTGGTCCGGGCGCTGTCCGCGGCGCTGCAGCTGGAGTTCAAGCGGGTGCAGTTCACCCCCGACCTGATGCCCGGCGACGTGACGGGCTCACTGGTCTACGACGCGCGCACCGCCGCGTTCGTGTTCCGGCCCGGGCCGGTGTTCACCAACCTGCTGCTGGCCGACGAGATCAACCGGACCCCGCCCAAGACCCAGGCCGCGCTGCTCGAGGCGATGGAAGAGCGTCAGGTCAGCGTCGACGGCGAACCGCAGCCGCTGCCCGACCCGTTCATCGTGGCGGCCACCCAGAACCCGGTCGAGTACGAGGGCACCTACCAGCTGCCCGAGGCCCAGCTGGACCGCTTCCTGCTCAAACTGAATGTGGCGCTGCCGCCGCGGGACGCCGAGATCGCCATCCTGCACCGGCACGCGCACGGATTCGACCCGCGCAATCTGTCGGCGATCAAGCCGGTGGCCGGACCCTCCGACCTGGCGGCCGGCCGCGAGGCCGTGCAGAACGTGCTGGTCGCCGACGAGGTGCTGGGCTACATCGTCGACATCGTCGGTGCCACCCGTTCCTCCCCCGCGCTGCAACTGGGGGTGTCACCGCGCGGGGCGACCGCCCTGCTGGCCACGGCGCGCTCCTGGTCGTGGCTGTCCGGCCGCAACTACGTCACCCCCGACGACGTGAAAGCCATGGCCCGCCCGACGCTGCGGCACCGGGTGATGCTGCGGCCCGAGGCCGAACTCGAGGGGGCCACGCCCGACGGCGTGCTCGACGGGATCCTGGCGTCGGTTCCGGTGCCCCGCTAG
- a CDS encoding DUF58 domain-containing protein, whose amino-acid sequence MVLTGRAGLVALICVLPIALSPWPAITFAALLIALAIAVVLDIVLAAGTTGLRYVRSPDRSARLGQQVECGLSIHNDGPRRFRGQIRDAWPPSAQARPRVHPIDIPAGQDQHVETQLQPVRRGDQRATVVTARSIGPLGLAGRQRSRPVPGQLRVLPPFLARKHLPSRLAKLREIDGLLPTLVRGQGTEFDSLREYVVGDDVRSIDWRATARRADVVVRTWRPERDRRVVIVLDTGRTAAGRVGVDPTASDPAGWPRLDWSMDAALLLAALASRAGDHVDFLAHDRVSRAGVFGASRTELLAQLVDAMAPVQPSLVESDWRAMASAIALRARRRSLVVLLTDLNPAALDEGLLPVLPQLSAKHHLLLAAVSDPRVDQMAAGRSDAAAVYDAAAAERSRNDRGAIAARLRRSGVEVVDAPPTELAPALADHYLAMKATGRL is encoded by the coding sequence GTGGTCCTGACCGGACGCGCCGGGCTGGTCGCATTGATCTGCGTCCTGCCCATCGCGCTATCTCCTTGGCCCGCAATCACTTTCGCGGCCCTGCTGATAGCGCTGGCAATCGCGGTCGTCCTCGACATCGTCCTGGCGGCCGGCACGACCGGACTGCGCTACGTGCGTTCCCCGGATCGCTCGGCGCGGCTGGGACAGCAGGTGGAGTGCGGCCTGTCGATCCACAACGACGGGCCGCGCCGCTTCCGCGGCCAGATCCGCGACGCCTGGCCGCCCAGCGCCCAGGCGCGACCGCGCGTCCACCCCATCGACATCCCCGCCGGCCAAGACCAGCACGTCGAGACGCAGCTTCAACCCGTTCGGCGCGGCGACCAGCGGGCGACGGTGGTGACCGCCCGATCGATCGGCCCGCTCGGGCTGGCGGGACGGCAGCGTTCGCGGCCGGTGCCCGGGCAGCTGCGGGTGCTGCCCCCGTTCCTGGCCCGCAAGCACCTGCCGTCGCGGCTCGCCAAGCTCCGTGAGATCGACGGGCTGCTGCCGACGCTGGTTCGCGGGCAGGGCACCGAATTCGACTCGCTGCGAGAGTATGTCGTCGGCGACGACGTGCGCTCCATCGACTGGCGCGCCACCGCGCGCCGCGCCGACGTGGTGGTGCGCACCTGGCGGCCCGAGCGCGACCGGCGGGTGGTGATCGTGCTCGACACCGGCCGTACGGCGGCCGGCCGGGTCGGCGTCGACCCAACCGCGTCCGATCCGGCGGGCTGGCCGCGGCTGGATTGGTCGATGGACGCCGCGTTGCTGTTGGCGGCCCTGGCGTCGCGGGCCGGCGACCATGTCGACTTCCTCGCCCACGACCGGGTGAGCCGGGCCGGCGTGTTCGGCGCCTCGCGCACCGAGCTGCTCGCCCAGCTGGTCGACGCGATGGCCCCCGTGCAACCGTCCCTTGTCGAATCGGATTGGCGGGCAATGGCTTCGGCCATCGCGCTGCGCGCCCGCCGACGGTCACTGGTGGTGCTGCTGACCGACCTCAACCCGGCCGCGCTGGACGAGGGCCTGCTGCCCGTATTGCCGCAGCTGTCGGCTAAGCATCACCTGCTGCTGGCGGCGGTCTCCGATCCGCGCGTCGACCAAATGGCCGCGGGCCGTTCGGATGCCGCGGCGGTGTACGACGCGGCGGCCGCCGAGCGATCCCGCAACGACCGCGGCGCGATCGCCGCCCGGCTGCGTCGCAGCGGGGTGGAGGTCGTCGACGCCCCGCCCACCGAACTCGCACCCGCGCTGGCCGACCACTACCTGGCGATGAAGGCAACCGGGCGGCTGTAG
- a CDS encoding selenocysteine-specific translation elongation factor yields the protein MFVLATAGHVDHGKSTLLQRITGMWPDRLAEERRRGLTIDLGFVWTELGGRQIAFVDVPGHERFVANMLAGVGPVPLNGGVVFVVAATEGWMPQSEEHLAALEALGIRHGLLVISKADLADPRPAARQAVERLSATSLSGIPVAVSTDLDRVRAELAALTDRLPAPDPGADVRLWVDRSFTVRGAGTVVTGTLGAGTVRVGDELEHAGRRVTVRGLQSLGHPAEAVGPVSRVALNLRGVDRHEIGRGDTVRTPGAWLDTTEIDVALRAADSLHRQLVLHIGSAAVPVQVRRLGTAAARLRLARPLPLRVSDIGLLRDPGQHRIAARVEVLDVRPPALRRRGAARARADELATGEVAAPAVARAAELRAMGLPPRGQRVGDWVVDPRWWAARREEAAAAVRRWADDHDVAAGMPLETLRQQVGLPAADLLPQLLDGTGLEVAGGLVRPPGSGLPARVDKAVSAVEEWLAAEPFRAPEADELAELKLGPRELAAAVRAGRLTRIADGVVLGPDALDRAAGVLAALPQPFTVSEARRALGTTRRVAVPLLEQLDARRVTRRGDDGTRVVTAAL from the coding sequence GTGTTCGTCCTAGCCACCGCCGGACACGTCGATCACGGCAAATCGACCCTGCTGCAACGGATCACCGGGATGTGGCCGGATCGGCTGGCCGAGGAGCGGCGCCGCGGCCTGACCATCGATCTGGGCTTCGTGTGGACGGAGCTCGGCGGCCGGCAGATCGCGTTCGTCGACGTGCCCGGCCACGAACGGTTCGTGGCCAACATGCTGGCCGGCGTGGGGCCGGTACCCCTGAATGGCGGAGTGGTGTTCGTCGTCGCCGCCACCGAGGGCTGGATGCCGCAATCGGAGGAGCATCTGGCCGCCCTGGAGGCGCTGGGGATCCGGCACGGGCTGCTGGTGATCAGCAAGGCAGATCTCGCCGACCCGCGCCCGGCGGCGCGGCAGGCGGTCGAAAGGCTGTCCGCCACATCGCTTTCCGGAATCCCGGTGGCCGTTTCCACCGACCTCGACCGGGTGCGGGCGGAACTGGCGGCGCTGACCGACCGGTTGCCGGCGCCCGATCCCGGCGCCGATGTGCGGCTGTGGGTCGACCGCAGCTTCACCGTGCGGGGAGCGGGCACCGTCGTCACCGGCACGCTGGGCGCCGGCACGGTGCGGGTGGGCGATGAACTCGAGCACGCCGGGCGGCGGGTCACCGTCCGCGGGCTGCAGTCGTTGGGCCACCCGGCGGAGGCAGTGGGCCCGGTTTCCAGGGTGGCGCTGAATCTACGGGGCGTTGACCGGCACGAGATCGGCCGCGGGGATACCGTGCGCACGCCGGGCGCGTGGCTGGACACCACGGAGATCGACGTCGCGCTGAGAGCCGCCGACAGCTTGCACCGCCAGCTCGTGCTGCACATCGGGTCGGCGGCGGTGCCGGTGCAGGTGCGCCGGCTGGGGACGGCGGCGGCGCGGCTGCGGCTGGCCAGGCCGCTGCCGCTGCGGGTTTCGGACATCGGGCTGCTCCGCGACCCCGGACAGCACCGCATCGCGGCGCGAGTCGAGGTGCTCGACGTACGCCCGCCCGCGCTGCGGCGGCGCGGCGCTGCGCGGGCGCGCGCCGACGAGCTGGCCACCGGCGAGGTCGCCGCACCCGCCGTCGCGCGCGCGGCGGAGTTGCGTGCCATGGGCCTGCCGCCGCGCGGGCAGCGGGTGGGCGACTGGGTGGTGGATCCGCGGTGGTGGGCGGCGCGGCGCGAGGAGGCGGCCGCGGCGGTGCGGCGCTGGGCGGACGATCACGACGTCGCGGCGGGCATGCCGCTCGAGACGTTGCGGCAGCAGGTCGGGCTGCCCGCCGCCGACCTGCTGCCGCAGTTGCTGGACGGCACGGGTCTGGAGGTTGCCGGCGGGTTGGTCCGCCCGCCCGGGTCGGGCCTGCCGGCCCGCGTCGACAAGGCTGTGTCCGCGGTCGAGGAGTGGCTGGCCGCCGAGCCGTTCCGGGCGCCCGAGGCCGACGAGCTGGCCGAGCTGAAGCTGGGCCCGCGCGAGCTGGCCGCGGCCGTGCGGGCCGGGCGGCTGACCCGGATCGCCGACGGGGTGGTGCTGGGACCCGATGCCCTGGACCGCGCCGCCGGCGTGCTGGCGGCGCTGCCGCAACCGTTCACCGTCAGCGAGGCGCGCCGCGCGCTGGGCACCACCCGGCGGGTGGCCGTGCCGCTGCTGGAACAGCTCGACGCCCGGCGCGTGACGCGCCGCGGCGACGACGGAACCCGGGTGGTTACAGCCGCTCTTTGA
- a CDS encoding GatB/YqeY domain-containing protein has product MAELKSRIRTDLTAAMKAQDKLRTATLRMLLAAIQTEEVSGKEARDLTDEEVLKVLAKESRKRSESAEIYTQNGRGELAANEHAEGRIIDEYLPTPLTEAEVADVADTAIAQVAEEIGERPGMKQMGMVMKAATAIAAGKADGARLSAAVKERL; this is encoded by the coding sequence ATGGCGGAACTCAAATCCCGGATCCGGACCGACCTCACCGCGGCGATGAAGGCCCAGGACAAGTTGCGAACGGCCACCCTGCGCATGCTGTTGGCTGCGATCCAAACCGAGGAAGTCTCCGGTAAGGAGGCCAGGGACCTCACCGACGAGGAGGTCCTCAAGGTGCTCGCGAAGGAATCCCGCAAGCGGAGCGAATCCGCGGAGATCTACACCCAGAACGGGCGCGGAGAGCTCGCCGCCAACGAACACGCCGAGGGGCGGATCATCGACGAGTACCTGCCCACCCCGCTCACCGAGGCCGAGGTGGCCGACGTCGCCGACACCGCGATCGCGCAGGTAGCCGAGGAAATCGGCGAGCGGCCGGGGATGAAACAGATGGGCATGGTGATGAAGGCCGCCACCGCGATCGCCGCCGGCAAGGCCGACGGCGCCCGCCTCTCGGCCGCCGTCAAAGAGCGGCTGTAA
- a CDS encoding stage II sporulation protein M, translating to MDVDAFVLAHRPTWDRLDRLIGRRRSLSGAEIDELVELYQRVSTHLSMLRSASSDSVLIGRLSSLVARARSAVTSAHAPLSSAFTRFWTVSFPVVAYRTWRWWLATAAAFFAVVVIVALWVAGNPDVQSSLGTPSDIQQLVNHDVESYYSEHPAAAFALQIWVNNSWVSAQCIAMSVVLGVPIPFVLFQNAANLGVIAGLMFPAGKGALLLGLLVPHGLLELTAVFLSGATGMRLGWSVISPGDRPRGQVLAEQGRAVVSVAMGLVAVLLVSGLIEALVTPSPLPTFVRVGIGVIAEVAFLSYIVYFGRRAVQAGESGDMAEAPDFVPTR from the coding sequence GTGGATGTCGATGCGTTCGTGCTGGCCCATCGTCCTACCTGGGACCGCCTGGACCGGTTGATCGGGCGGCGCCGGTCGCTGTCCGGCGCGGAGATCGACGAACTGGTCGAGCTTTACCAGCGGGTCTCCACGCACCTGTCGATGCTGCGATCCGCGTCGTCGGATTCCGTGTTGATCGGCCGGCTCTCGAGCCTGGTCGCGCGCGCCCGGTCGGCGGTGACCAGTGCCCACGCGCCGCTCAGCAGTGCCTTCACCCGGTTCTGGACGGTGTCGTTCCCGGTCGTGGCCTACCGCACCTGGCGGTGGTGGCTGGCCACCGCGGCGGCGTTCTTCGCGGTGGTCGTGATCGTCGCGCTCTGGGTGGCCGGAAACCCGGATGTGCAGTCATCGCTCGGAACACCCAGCGACATCCAGCAATTGGTCAACCACGACGTGGAGTCCTACTACAGCGAACATCCCGCCGCGGCGTTCGCGCTGCAAATCTGGGTAAACAACTCGTGGGTCTCCGCGCAATGCATCGCGATGTCGGTGGTGCTGGGCGTGCCGATACCCTTTGTGCTGTTTCAAAATGCCGCCAACCTGGGTGTCATCGCCGGGCTGATGTTCCCGGCCGGCAAGGGAGCCCTGCTGCTGGGTCTGCTTGTCCCGCACGGGCTGCTGGAGCTGACGGCGGTATTCCTCTCCGGCGCAACGGGAATGCGGCTGGGGTGGTCGGTGATCTCGCCCGGGGACCGGCCCCGGGGCCAGGTGCTCGCCGAACAGGGTCGCGCCGTCGTCTCGGTCGCCATGGGTCTGGTTGCGGTGCTGCTGGTGTCGGGATTGATCGAAGCGCTGGTCACCCCCTCACCCTTGCCGACGTTCGTGCGGGTCGGCATCGGCGTCATCGCCGAGGTGGCGTTCCTGTCCTACATCGTCTACTTCGGCCGCCGCGCGGTGCAGGCCGGGGAGAGCGGCGACATGGCCGAGGCGCCGGACTTCGTCCCGACCCGCTGA
- the egtE gene encoding ergothioneine biosynthesis PLP-dependent enzyme EgtE, whose amino-acid sequence MAGLHLDNAACSRQSLAVIEAGAQHARNESELGGYVAAEAATPVLDAGRVAFAALTGMADAEVVFTTGSLNALDLLLGAWPSGATERKRLACLPGEYGPNLAMMAAHGFDRQLLPALEDGQIALDDAALALQSDPPDLVHLTAVASHRGVVQPVSMVAQLCRELDLPLVVDAAQALGQVECAAGADVTYSSSRKWIAGPRGVGILGVRRELMGRLRPRLAAPEWARNGGAPTVAEQLEFGEANVAARVGFSLALGEHLAYGPQAVCARLAKVGALTRTALADVAGWTVVEEVEEPSAITTLAPTDGADPQAVRHWLLAERRILTTFAGVQRAPLELTEPVLRISPHVDTTADDLETFAEALIAATAATATA is encoded by the coding sequence ATGGCCGGTCTGCACCTGGACAACGCGGCCTGTTCGCGGCAGAGCCTGGCGGTGATCGAGGCCGGCGCGCAGCACGCCCGCAACGAGTCCGAGCTGGGCGGCTACGTCGCGGCGGAGGCGGCCACGCCGGTGCTCGATGCCGGCCGCGTGGCGTTCGCCGCGTTGACCGGAATGGCTGATGCCGAAGTGGTTTTCACCACCGGCTCGCTGAATGCCCTGGATCTGTTGCTGGGCGCCTGGCCGTCAGGAGCGACAGAGCGAAAACGGCTGGCCTGCCTGCCCGGCGAATACGGCCCCAACCTGGCGATGATGGCCGCGCACGGGTTCGACCGACAGCTGCTGCCCGCCCTGGAAGACGGCCAGATCGCGCTGGACGACGCGGCGCTGGCCCTGCAGAGCGATCCACCGGACCTGGTGCATCTGACCGCGGTCGCCAGCCATCGCGGTGTGGTGCAACCGGTTTCGATGGTCGCCCAACTCTGCCGGGAGCTGGATCTGCCGCTCGTCGTCGACGCGGCACAGGCCCTGGGCCAGGTGGAGTGCGCGGCCGGCGCCGACGTGACCTATTCCTCGTCGCGCAAGTGGATCGCCGGGCCGCGCGGTGTCGGCATCCTCGGCGTGCGCCGCGAACTGATGGGGCGCCTGCGCCCGCGGCTGGCCGCACCGGAGTGGGCCCGCAACGGCGGCGCGCCGACGGTGGCCGAACAGCTGGAATTCGGCGAGGCCAACGTCGCTGCGCGCGTGGGGTTTTCGCTGGCGCTGGGCGAGCATCTGGCGTACGGGCCGCAGGCGGTGTGTGCGCGGCTGGCCAAGGTGGGCGCCCTGACCCGCACGGCGCTGGCCGATGTGGCCGGGTGGACGGTGGTCGAAGAGGTCGAAGAACCCAGTGCCATCACCACTTTGGCACCGACCGACGGTGCCGACCCGCAGGCGGTGCGCCACTGGCTGCTCGCCGAGCGGCGGATCCTGACCACGTTCGCGGGCGTGCAGCGGGCGCCGCTGGAGCTGACGGAACCCGTGCTGCGGATCTCGCCGCACGTCGACACGACGGCCGACGACCTGGAGACGTTCGCCGAGGCGCTCATCGCCGCCACCGCGGCGACCGCGACGGCCTAG
- a CDS encoding class I SAM-dependent methyltransferase, with the protein MPSDEVMDWDSAYREQAHFEGPPPWNIGEPQPELAALIAAGKFRSDVLDAGCGVAELSLTLAAQGYTVVGIDLTPTAVAAATKAAADRGLTTATFVQADITSFTGYDGRFSTVADSTLFHSLPIEGRDGYLSAVHRAAAPGARFFVLVFAKGAFPDEWEAKPNEVDEDELRDAVSKYWEIDEIRPAFIHANIPPVPDGPKHDRDEKGRMKMPAYLLTAHKAG; encoded by the coding sequence ATGCCGTCTGACGAAGTGATGGACTGGGACAGCGCGTATCGAGAGCAGGCTCACTTCGAGGGCCCGCCGCCGTGGAACATCGGTGAGCCGCAGCCCGAACTGGCCGCCCTGATCGCGGCCGGCAAGTTCCGCAGCGACGTGCTGGACGCGGGCTGCGGAGTCGCCGAGCTGTCCTTGACCCTGGCCGCCCAGGGTTACACCGTGGTCGGCATCGACCTCACCCCCACCGCCGTCGCGGCGGCCACCAAGGCGGCGGCCGACCGCGGCCTGACCACCGCCACCTTCGTGCAGGCGGACATCACCTCGTTCACCGGCTACGACGGACGGTTCTCCACCGTCGCCGACAGCACGCTGTTCCACTCGCTGCCGATCGAGGGCCGCGACGGCTACTTGAGCGCGGTGCACCGCGCGGCGGCGCCGGGGGCCCGCTTCTTCGTGTTGGTCTTCGCCAAGGGCGCCTTCCCCGACGAGTGGGAAGCCAAGCCCAACGAAGTCGACGAGGACGAGCTGCGCGACGCGGTGAGCAAGTACTGGGAGATCGACGAGATCCGGCCGGCATTCATCCACGCCAACATTCCGCCGGTCCCCGACGGCCCAAAGCACGACCGCGACGAGAAGGGCCGGATGAAGATGCCGGCCTACCTGTTAACCGCGCACAAAGCCGGCTAG
- a CDS encoding DUF4350 domain-containing protein: MATITGAAPETAPRRRRSWRWVLVILLALAVIGGVDAYLSAPRPGARMDPASTGSDGAHALVQLLRDAGVDVVVANNIADVEHAARPDALILVAQSQYLTDTLLDRLDNVHSDLLLVEPTTRTREALLPGVRVSGANGFDLDPNCTLREAVRAGPVRFGASNTYKSKDGRAMTRCYDGALIRFRNDGRTVTAVGSTDFMTNGSLLQAGNAALAMNLAGDRPRLIWYAPHHVEGESSPKATLFQLIPPNVVWMVGQLALVVLLVAMWKGRRPGPLVAEELPVVVRASETVEGRGRLYRSRRARDRAAAALRAATVARLLPRLGLGAGAAPAAVVTTAAQRTGSDPAFVSYHLFGPPPATDNDLLQLARALDEIERQVAHP, from the coding sequence ATGGCGACGATCACCGGGGCCGCTCCCGAAACCGCCCCTCGGCGCAGGCGCTCCTGGCGCTGGGTGCTCGTCATCCTGCTGGCGCTCGCCGTCATCGGCGGCGTCGACGCGTACCTGAGCGCACCGCGCCCCGGCGCCCGGATGGACCCCGCGTCGACCGGCTCGGACGGCGCCCACGCGCTGGTGCAGTTGCTGCGTGACGCCGGAGTCGACGTCGTCGTGGCCAACAACATCGCCGACGTCGAACACGCGGCCCGCCCCGACGCGCTGATCCTGGTGGCCCAGAGCCAATACCTCACCGACACGCTGCTGGACCGGCTGGACAACGTGCATTCGGACCTGCTGCTGGTGGAGCCGACCACCCGGACCCGCGAGGCGCTGCTGCCGGGCGTGCGGGTCTCCGGCGCCAACGGCTTTGACCTCGACCCGAATTGCACTCTGCGCGAAGCTGTTCGCGCCGGGCCCGTCCGATTCGGGGCCAGCAACACCTACAAGTCCAAAGACGGCCGCGCGATGACCCGCTGCTACGACGGTGCGCTGATCCGCTTCCGCAACGACGGACGCACCGTCACCGCCGTCGGCAGCACCGACTTCATGACGAACGGCAGCCTGCTGCAGGCGGGCAACGCCGCGCTGGCGATGAATCTCGCGGGCGACCGGCCCCGGCTCATCTGGTACGCCCCGCACCACGTCGAAGGTGAATCCTCGCCCAAGGCAACGCTTTTCCAGCTGATTCCGCCCAACGTCGTCTGGATGGTCGGGCAACTGGCGCTGGTGGTGCTGCTGGTCGCCATGTGGAAGGGTCGTCGGCCCGGTCCGCTGGTGGCCGAGGAGCTGCCCGTGGTGGTGCGCGCCTCGGAGACCGTCGAAGGTCGCGGCCGGCTGTACCGGTCCCGACGGGCACGCGATCGCGCGGCCGCCGCTCTGCGCGCCGCCACGGTGGCGCGGCTACTGCCGCGGCTCGGCCTGGGTGCGGGCGCTGCGCCGGCCGCGGTGGTGACCACAGCGGCCCAGCGCACCGGATCGGATCCGGCTTTCGTCTCCTACCATCTGTTCGGTCCGCCCCCGGCGACCGACAACGACCTGTTACAACTTGCCCGTGCGCTCGACGAAATCGAAAGGCAGGTCGCACACCCGTGA
- a CDS encoding PadR family transcriptional regulator, producing MTTPFTPPEGPFAGRPGFGFGFGSGPVDRRALHEARRQARRDFREHLRDHAGGHDGPLGFGPGFGPGFGPGFGPGFGFGPGGRRGGWRRGGPGRGKRGDVRAAILTLLAERPMHGYEMIQQIAERSNGLWKPSPGSVYPTLQLLDDEGLITASQTEGSKKLFELTEEGRGAATKIETPPWDEITEGADPGHMNLRAAVGQLFGAVGQSAHTASAEQQQRIVDILNNARREIYGILGED from the coding sequence ATGACCACCCCATTCACTCCCCCAGAAGGACCGTTCGCCGGCCGGCCCGGTTTCGGCTTCGGTTTCGGCTCCGGCCCGGTTGACCGGCGCGCCCTGCACGAGGCGCGGCGCCAGGCCCGGCGGGACTTCCGCGAGCACCTGCGCGATCACGCCGGTGGTCACGACGGCCCGCTCGGCTTCGGCCCCGGTTTCGGCCCGGGCTTCGGTCCCGGCTTTGGCCCGGGCTTCGGCTTCGGGCCCGGTGGCCGGCGCGGCGGATGGCGCCGAGGCGGCCCGGGCCGCGGCAAGCGCGGCGACGTGCGAGCGGCCATCCTGACGCTGCTGGCCGAGCGGCCGATGCACGGCTACGAAATGATCCAGCAGATCGCCGAACGCAGCAACGGACTGTGGAAGCCGAGCCCCGGTTCGGTGTACCCGACACTGCAACTGCTCGACGACGAAGGCCTGATCACCGCGAGCCAAACCGAAGGCAGCAAGAAGCTTTTCGAGCTGACCGAGGAGGGCCGCGGCGCGGCCACGAAGATCGAGACCCCGCCGTGGGACGAGATCACCGAAGGCGCCGACCCCGGTCACATGAATCTGCGGGCGGCCGTCGGCCAGTTGTTCGGCGCGGTCGGGCAATCGGCCCACACCGCGTCGGCCGAGCAGCAGCAGCGCATCGTCGACATCCTCAACAATGCGCGGCGCGAGATCTACGGCATTCTCGGCGAAGACTGA